TCTTATCGGCTTCAACCATTATTTTTTCCTGGGTGGTTTTTCCTATTTTCCTGTTAGGATAATTTATGATACGCCATAAAGCCTCTTCATCATTATGATTTAAAGAAAGCCTGAAGTAGGCTATCAAATCTTTTATTTCTTTGCGCTTGTAAAAAGACAAGCCTCCGAAAATTTTATAAGGTATGTTCAGTTTACGTAATGCTTCTTCCATTGCACGGCTTTGCGCATTGGTACGATAAAGCACGGCAAAAGAAGAATTCATAAGTTGTTGCTGCATTTTTTGTTCAAAGATGGAACGGGCTACAAGTTGTCCTTCTTCATTATCTGTAGTGGCTTTAAGCAGTTGTATCTTTTCACCGTCATCATTATCAGTCCAGATTTCTTTAAAAATTTGCTCCTTATTATTAACGATGATACTATTTGCAGCGTTCACGATATTTTTTGTGGAGCGGTAGTTTTGTTCCAGCTTGAACACTTTCATGTCAGGATAATCATTCTTCAGGTTCAGGATATTCTTGATATTGGCCCCACGGAACGCATATATACTTTGAGCATCATCACCCACCACGCAAATATTTTCGTTATTAGCGGCGAGTTTTTTTACAATAAGGTATTGGGCATAATTGGTATCCTGGTATTCATCAACAAGGATGTATTTGAATTGTTGCTGGTATTTATAGAGGACTTCAGGGAAATCGCGAAGCAGGATATTCATTTTAAAAAGCAAATCGTCGAAATCCATTGCTGATGCACGCATCAGACGCTGGTCGTATAATGAATATATTTCGCCCATTCGTGGTTTTCCCGACATCCTGTCTTGTTGCTGTATTTCGGAATTATCGTTGTATTCGCGCGATGAAATCAAATTGGTCTTTGCTCCTGATATACGCGACATCACATAATTTGGCTGGTATGTTTTATCATCCAGTTCATTTTCTTTGATGATTTGTTTTATTAAAGTTTTCGAATCATCGGTATCGTAAATGGTGAAATTATTGGGATAGCCAAGCCTGTGTCCTTCAATGCGCAGGATGCGGGCAAATATGGAATGGAATGTTCCCATCCACACATTTTTTGCATCGGCAAATCCAACAATTTTTATAATGCGTTCTTTCATTTCGCGGGCAGCCTTGTTAGTAAAGGTGAGTGCGAGAATTTGAAACGGGTCAGCTCCAATATTTAAAAGGTATGCAACTCGATAAGTAAGCACGCGAGTTTTACCGGAACCGGCGCCTGCAATAACCATCACAGGACCATCGGTACAAAGCACTGCCTCGCGTTGCGCGTCATTCAGGTCTTTCAGAAAATCAGCCACAATAAAAAATTTTTGATTTTCAAAATTACTTGAAATTATTGGATTGAATTGAAGTGTTGAAAAGTTTTTAATTTTATAGAAGTTGACAAGTTGATAAGTAGACAAGTAGACAAGGGAAAAAGAGTTCAGTCCGCCAAGGCGGATAAGAATGCATATAAGAAGTCTGAATTAATTTTAAAATTTGTTTAGGGGGTTAAGACATTAAACTTTTAACAAATGAAATTGATAGACTATTTGGTAATTATAATTAAACACCAAATATTTAATAGTATTTTTAAATTATCATCGTTGAGTATAATCAACTGATGTTACGCAAAATCATTATTTGTGTCGAAACAACATTATTTTATTATTATTATTATGTCCAGTTAGGGACAACAGCTTGGTAAAGAAAAGTACAACTGACTTCTTATTGTACCGTAGGTACTAAACTTTCAAGACTATATAGCTTTCAAGCACGCTCAGTTAATTGGGTTGTGCCTATCTGCCTCGTCGTCAAGACGGGCAGCACACAACTTCATAGTGGTTATATATTTTACCAAGCGGTTATGCCTACCTGCCTCGTCAGTTAGGCGGGCGGCATATACTCTTAAAATCCTTATTAATTAAAGTTTTTAAAATTTTATTTTGGGTTTTGCGTAACATCAATAATTATTATAAGGTGTCATTTTTATTCATTTCAATAAACAAAAAACTTTAGTCGTAAGTTTAATTTTTAGGATTCTTCTGTAA
The Bacteroidales bacterium genome window above contains:
- a CDS encoding UvrD-helicase domain-containing protein, with the protein product MADFLKDLNDAQREAVLCTDGPVMVIAGAGSGKTRVLTYRVAYLLNIGADPFQILALTFTNKAAREMKERIIKIVGFADAKNVWMGTFHSIFARILRIEGHRLGYPNNFTIYDTDDSKTLIKQIIKENELDDKTYQPNYVMSRISGAKTNLISSREYNDNSEIQQQDRMSGKPRMGEIYSLYDQRLMRASAMDFDDLLFKMNILLRDFPEVLYKYQQQFKYILVDEYQDTNYAQYLIVKKLAANNENICVVGDDAQSIYAFRGANIKNILNLKNDYPDMKVFKLEQNYRSTKNIVNAANSIIVNNKEQIFKEIWTDNDDGEKIQLLKATTDNEEGQLVARSIFEQKMQQQLMNSSFAVLYRTNAQSRAMEEALRKLNIPYKIFGGLSFYKRKEIKDLIAYFRLSLNHNDEEALWRIINYPNRKIGKTTQEKIMVEADKNNKSPWEIVDNIKSYGFGSAGEKIADFANMIKSFAAMAKSKNAWSVADHIVRSSGLLKDLSEDTTIEGIGRQQNIEELLNGIKAFSETEEAENNEAPQKLLAEYIQDISLLTDAEDPDKKDDSDYVSLMTIHAAKGLEFPHVYIVGVEENLFPSMQSLGTRTELEEERRLFYVALTRAMKRATVSYSETRYKWGNLNFCEPSRFIEELNPNYIDFPKRKTVQTDEFIFDTGSKQKIFSPKPTQPGISVKKNFVPIEKAKPKTAINIEFTENITEKLQVGMQVEHAKFGNGKVISIEGNAVDKKAIVFFENIGQKQLLLKFAKLKILE